One window of the Lytechinus variegatus isolate NC3 chromosome 3, Lvar_3.0, whole genome shotgun sequence genome contains the following:
- the LOC121412191 gene encoding stabilin-2-like, translated as MIQECCDGFYSPACLRCSGCNWGGQCDDGIQGSGSCICESAYDGVDCDLCKDSTMFGWHCNQSCSCIHGECSNGPWGTGHCKFDTCLSGFTGEDCHLQTTPCGPEEIQCHAHSMCVIEKGSSRCVCNRNYTGNGTDCVPINPCTQSSDSPCDSDVVSWYIPHPLSLRHTNQAKYLY; from the exons ATG ATACAGGAGTGTTGTGATGGTTTCTATAGTCCTGCATGCTTAAGATGTAGTGGATGTAATTGGGGTGGCCAA TGTGATGATGGCATCCAGGGTTCTGGAAGTTGTATTTGTGAATCTGCTTATGATGGTGTAGACTGCGATCTCTGCAAAGACAGCACAATGTTTGGATGGCATTGTAATCAAT CATGTTCATGCATTCATGGGGAGTGCAGCAATGGTCCTTGGGGTACAGGTCATTGCAAATTTGACACCTGTTTATCAGGATTCACAGGAGAGGACTGTCATCTCCAAACTACCCCTTGTGGACCTGAAGAAATCCAGTGTCATGCTCATTCCATGTGTGTCATTGAGAAAGGTTCATCAAG GTGTGTGTGCAATAGAAACTATACAGGTAATGGAACAGACTGTGTGCCTATCAATCCTTGCACGCAATCCTCTGATAGCCCATGTGACTCTGATGTGGTGAGTTGGTATATCCCTCATCCCCTTTCTCTTCGTCATACCAATCAAGCAAAATACCTTTATTGA